Proteins from one Candidatus Thermoplasmatota archaeon genomic window:
- a CDS encoding DUF429 domain-containing protein — protein sequence MRGAFGVDGCRGGWVAVCARGDALRAPVVAPAFSEVLQLARGAPAAVDMPIGLLDAPEDGGRACDREARRALGYPRSLSVFSPPSRAQLSFTAHMRSKLSAQTRNLVPKIVEVDAVIKPRLQRRVVEAHPELAFATLLGRPARHYKKTREGRNERLEALEAPFPRVGRWLEEHLPDARRRGAGVDDLLDAAALAELAARKPDRSRRFPERPPRDARGLRMEIWG from the coding sequence ATGCGCGGCGCCTTTGGCGTCGACGGTTGCCGCGGCGGGTGGGTCGCCGTTTGCGCGCGAGGCGACGCGCTGCGCGCGCCCGTTGTCGCGCCCGCGTTCTCGGAAGTCCTCCAGCTTGCGCGCGGCGCGCCGGCTGCCGTCGACATGCCCATCGGGCTCCTCGATGCGCCGGAGGACGGCGGGCGCGCGTGCGACCGCGAGGCGCGGCGCGCGCTGGGCTATCCACGGAGCCTCAGCGTCTTCTCGCCGCCCTCCCGCGCGCAATTGAGTTTTACTGCGCACATGCGCAGTAAACTGTCGGCCCAAACGCGCAACCTCGTCCCCAAGATCGTGGAGGTGGACGCCGTCATCAAGCCAAGGCTCCAGCGCCGCGTCGTCGAAGCGCATCCCGAGCTTGCCTTCGCCACGCTCCTTGGCCGCCCCGCGCGCCACTACAAGAAGACGCGCGAAGGACGCAACGAGCGGTTGGAGGCGCTCGAAGCGCCGTTCCCGCGCGTTGGCCGATGGCTGGAGGAGCACCTCCCCGACGCGCGCCGGCGGGGCGCAGGCGTGGACGATCTCTTGGACGCGGCCGCGCTCGCCGAACTTGCCGCGCGCAAGCCGGACCGTTCTAGGCGCTTTCCCGAGCGTCCGCCGCGGGACGCGCGCGGGCTTCGGATGGAGATTT